In Hymenobacter volaticus, the genomic window CGCGCCTGCCGTGTTCGTGCTCGGCGATACGCTGCTGGTGTACGGCTCTACCCAAGAAAAGAACTTTCCAATCTGGATGAGCACCAATCTCAAAGCCAACGAGTGGAAACCAGCCGTCGACCCGTTCCAGATTGGCGCCTGGGACCCTGACTTTTTCCTGGATACCGACGGCAAGTTGTACTTGTATTGGGGGAGTAGCAACGTGTATCCGCTCTACGGGCAGCAAATCAGCCGCAAAACTTTCCAGCCAATTGGCGAGCGGAAAGAAATGTTCGGTTTGAACGACAAGCAGTTCGGCTGGCAGCGTTTCGGCGAATACCTCGACAATACCTTTCTTGATCCGTTTATGGAAGGCGCCTGGATGACCAAGTACAAGGGCCAGTATTATTTGCAATACGGCGCACCCGGCACCGAATTCAGTGGCTATGCCGATGGCGTGCAAGTGAGCGACAAGCCGTTGGGACCCTTCAAGCCGCAGCCCCATAACCCGTTTGCTTACAAGCCCGGCGGCTTCGCCCGCGGGGCCGGCCACGGCAACACCTTCCAAGACACTTACGGCAACTGGTGGCACCTGTCTACCATGGTGGTATCGGTGAAAAACAACTTCGAGCGGCGGCTTGGCCTGTGGCCCGCCGGCTTCGACAAAGAAGGAGTGCTCTACGCCAACACTACCTTCGGCGACTATCCGCACTACCTGCCTACCGGCCCCGAAGACCACCTGAAAAGCCGTTTCGCGGGCTGGATGCTGCTCAACTACCAGAAGCCAGTGCAAGTCTCTTCCACATTGGGCGGCTACTTACCCAATTATGCTGTCGATGAGAGTATCCGGACCTATTGGAGCGCGGCTACGGGCAACAAAGGGGAGTATCTACAAACTGATTTGGGCGACCTCAACACCGTGCACGCCATCCAAATAAACTATGCCGACCAAGATGCGCAGTTCCTCGGCAAGCAGCCCAATATCTATCATCAGTATAGGCTCTGGCACTCCCTAGACGGCAAAAAGTGGAAAGTGCTGGTTGATAAAAGCGCCAACAAAACCGACGTGCCCCACGAGTACATCGAGCTACCCGAGCCGGTTCGTACCCGCTACCTCAAACTCGAAAACGTGCATATGCCTACTGGCAAATTCGCCATCAGTGGCCTACGGGTGTTCGGGAAGGGGAGTGGCGCCACGCCAGAGCCGGTAAAAGGATTCGTGGTGCTCCGAACCGAGAAAGACAAGCGGAGCGCCTGGCTCAAATGGACGCCCACAGACAACGCCTATGCCTACAATATCCACGTTGGCATCAGCCCCGATAAGCTCTACAACTGCATCATGGTGCACGGCCAAAACGACTACTATTTCAAAGGTATGGACAAAGACTTGCCCTACTATTTCACCATTGAAGCCATCAACGAAAACGGCATATCCTCCCGCATCCCCGTCGTGACAGTGAAATAAGAGGACATATGTTTCACCTGATAAATTTCAGCTACAGTGTCCATTCTGCTTGATTTTGCATACTCTCGTCACTAGCACAATCAGAACGTCCTGCTGAGCGGAGTCGAAGCATCTCGCGTGGTGTCGTTGAAGTGCTAACTGTTTTACCACACGAGCGAGATGCTTCGACTCCGCTCAGCAGGACAATACCACTATAACGACAGCACGTCAGGGTGTTCGGCTGCATTGCACTGCGTTCAGCAGGACAGTATGAATCTGACGTCAGTAGCGAGATACTTCCATCACGCAGATGCCAGATAGAGCACAACTATCTACTTTCGCATTCACTCACTCTATCATCCTACTCACACCCTTTCATTCCCACATGAAAAGTACTTTCCGAACTGCCTTGCTGCTTTCGCTGGGCCTCGCGCTGACCCCACAGCTACAAGCCCAAAAAACCACCTCAACTGCCACTGCCACCACCGCTACTGCCGACGACCCCAAGATGAACAAGTTCATTGCGGACCTGATGCAGAAGATGACCCTGGAAGAGAAAATCGGGCAGCTGAACCTCGTATCGGTAGGCTTCGACGTGACGGGGCCGGTGGTGAGCAAGGACGTGGACGCCAACATTCGGAAAGGCAACGTAGGCGCCGTGCTCAACACCTACACGCCGGTGGCGGCGCGCAAACTGCAAGAGCTAGCCGTGAAAGAATCGCGCCTGCACATTCCGCTGATTTTCGGCTACGACGTTATTCACGGTCACCGCACCATCTTCCCGATTCCGTTAGGAGTAGCTTCTTCTTGGGATTTGACGGCCATTGAGCGCAGCGCCCGCATTGCCGCCGAAGAAGCCGCGGCCGACGGCATCAATTGGGTGTACTCGCCGATGGTGGACATTGCCCGCGACCCACGGTGGGGCCGCATTGCCGAGGGTGGGGGTGAAGACCCGTACCTCGGTGCCCAAATTGCCCGCGTGATGGTGCGCGGCTACCAAGGCACCGACATGAGCAAGCCCACCAGCGTTATGGCCTGCCTCAAGCACTTCGCCCTCTACGGCGCCGCCGAAGCCGGCCGCGACTACAACACCACCGACATGAGCCTCGTGCGCATGTACAACGAGTACCTGCCGCCCTATAAAGCCGCCATCGACGCTGGCGTGGGCTCAGTCATGAGTTCGTTCAACGACATCAATGGCATTCCCGCCACGGCCAACAAGTGGCTGATGACTGACCTGCTGCGTGGGCAATGGGGCTTTAAAGGCTTCGTAGCCACCGACTACACCGCCATCAACGAAATGACGGCGCATGGTATGGGCAACGATGCGCAGGTCTCGGCCCTGGCCCTCAATGCGGGTATCGACCAAGATATGGTGGGCGAAATCTTCCTGAAGAATCTCGCTCAAAACCTGAAAGACGGTACGGTGAAGCAAGAGCAGATTGACCTGGCCTGCCGCCGCGTGCTGGAAGCCAAGTACATTCTCGGCCTGTTCAAAGACCCCTACCGTGCCGTGACCGACAAGCGCGCGAAGGCCACCATGATGAACAAGCAGTTCATTGCCGACGCTCGCGACATCAGCCGCAAGAGCCTAGTGTTGCTCAAAAACGATAAAAATACCCTGCCCATCAAGAAGTCGGGTACCATTGCCCTGATCGGGCCGCTAGCCAACCGCCAGCGCGACATGATTGGCAACTGGAGCGGTGCCGGCGACTGGAAACAAGCCGTTTCGGTGGAGCAGGGCCTGAAAAACGTGGCTGGCAACGCTGTGAAAGTGGTGTACGCCCAAGGCGCCAACGTCACCGACGACGAACAGATGATAGCCCGCCTCAATGCCCACGGCGGCGAGCTAAACATCGACAAACGCTCCCCCGAAGCCATGATTCAGGAAGCCGTGCAGGTTGCCCAAGGTGCCGACGTGGTGGTGGCTGTAGTAGGCGAGTCGCAGGGCATGACGGGCGAGGCTGCCAGCCGCGCCGATATTGGTCTGCCAGGCCAGCAACTAGAGTTGCTTAAGGCCCTCAAGAAAACCGGCAAGCCGCTAGTACTCGTGCTCATGAACGGCCGGCCACTCACGCTGAGTTGGGAAGACAAAAACGCCGATGCCATCCTGGAAACCTGGTTTGCGGGTTCTCAAGCCGGCAACGCCATTGCCGACGTACTGTTCGGTAACTACAATCCTTCCGGCAAAATCACGGCTACCTTCCCCCAAACGGTGGGCCAAGTGCCGCTCTACTACAACCACAAAAACACCGGCCGCCCCTACGCCGGCGTGGCCCTCGATAAGTACAAGTCGCGCTACATGGACGTGAGCAACGAGCCGCTCTATCCGTTCGGCTACGGCCTAAGCTACACCACGTTCACCTACGGCAAGCCCGAACTCAGCACCACCACCCTAAGCCCCAATGCCACCCTCGACGTGAAGGTAACCGTGCAAAACACCGGCAACTACGACGGCGAAGAAGTAACACAGCTCTACATCCGCGACATGGTCGGTTCTATTTCGCGCCCCGTGAAAGAGTTGAAAGGCTTCCAGAAAGTGATGCTGAAAAAAGGGGAGAGCCGCACCCTCACCTTCAAGCTAACTCCAGACGACCTGAAGTTTTACAACACCGACCTCAAATTCGTGTCCGAGCCCGGCGACTTCCAAGTATTCGTCGGTGGCAATTCCCGCGACGTGCAAACCGCTGCCTTCAAGCTGACGGAATAGATAGTTGGCATCAGCAGAAAGGCCGTCATGCTGTGGAAGCATGACGGCCTTTCTGTTGTTATCCGGCTTATACAACCAACGGAGTTGCCTAAGTCAGCATACCACCATCAACCTGCAATACTTGGCCGGTGATGTAGCTGGAATCGTCGGAGGCGAGGAAGGCGGTGGCTTTGGCCACATCTTCGGGGGCACCGCCGCGCCGCAGCGGAATGGCTTTGCGCCACTCGTCTACCTGCTTCTGGTCGAGAGCATCGGTCATTTCGGTTTCAATGAAGCCGGGCGCAATGGCGTTGCAACGGATATTGCGTGAGCCTAGCTCCAGCGCCACCGACTTGGTGAAGCCAATGATGCCCGATTTAGAAGCGGCATAGTTGGCCTGGCCAGCGTTGCCTTTGATGCCCACCACTGACGTCATGTTGATGATACTGCCCGCTTTGGCGCGCATCATAGGCTTGGTAGCGGCTTTGGTGAGGTTGAATACCGACTTCAGATTCACCGCAATTACTTGGTCCCACTGCTGCTCGCTCATGCGCATCAGCAGGCCGTCCTGCGTGATGCCGGCGTTGTTTACCAGAATATCCAGTTTGCTGAAATCCGCCAGCACGTCCTCCACCAGCTTTTCAGCTTCCGCATACACCGAGGCGTCGGAGCGGTATCCTTTCACTTTGGTGCCATGGGCAGCTAGTTCTTGTTCCAGCTGCTGCCCTTTCTCTACGCTAGAGAGGTAGGTGAAAGCCACTTGCGCCCCAAGCTGGGCAAAATGTACCGCAATGGCGCGGCCGATTCCTTTGGATGCGCCCGTAATCAGGGCCACTTTTCCGTCGAGCAATTTTGTCATGGGGGCGAAGATAGGTTTCTGGTGGGTAGTTTTTGGTGTTAAGCAGTTGTCAAATGGCGGATGTATTACCTGTTTAACGCCGCCAGCCGTCAACCTACACAAATTCAGTAGCCAAATCTAACCCGCTGTTTCCTGACAGTGTTGCTTCAAGCGGGGCCCGGGCACAAGCTGAAGCCATGTCTGGTATGCTCCCGGACGACAAGCAGCACACAAGCAGCCGCAAGAGGCACTACCTTCGCCCCGATGCTCGAAACCGAAATCTGTATTCTGGGCGCCGGACCAGGGGGCGCTACGGCGGCGCTGCACCTCGCCAACGCCGGCCGGCCCTGCCTGCTCCTCGACCGCGCCACTTTCCCGCGCGACAAAGTGTGCGGCGACGCATTAAGCGGGAAAGTACTGAGTGAATTGCGCCGGATTGATGCAGTGCTGCCTGCCCGCCTGGAGGCTGCGCCAGTACAACTGCCCTCATGGGGTATCGATTTTTACGCGCCAAATGGCCGCAAGCTGGCTGTGCCATTCAAACCCAACTACAATGCCACCACCGACCACGCCGCCGGCCATATCAGCAAGCGCATCGACTTCGACAACTTCTTGATCTGGGAAGTACGCCGCCGCCCGGAAATCGAGTTCCGCGAAGGGGTCGACATCAGCCAGCACGAGCAGCAGCCCGATGGCCGGTGGCTACTAAAGGACACTTCTGGCACGCCCGTAGCCCTAACGCGGCTACTGTTGGTGGCCAACGGGGCGCAATCATCGTTTGCGCGGCAAATTGGCGGGCATGCCCTAGAGCCAGCGCACCATTGCGCCGGATTGCGGGCCTACTACCGCGGCGTGCGCAACCTACATCCCGACAACTTTATTGAGCTGCACTTCATCAAAGACTTTTTGCCCGGCTACCTCTGGGTGTTTCCGCTGCCCAACGGCGAGGCCAATGTGGGCGTGGGTATGCTCACCGAAGCCGTATCCAAGAAAAAAGTAAACCTGCGCGAGAAGCTCACCGACATGCTGGCTACTCATCCGGCCCTAAAAGACCGGTTTGCCAACGCTGAGCGCCTAGGTCCCGTGCGCGGCTTTGGGTTGCCGTTGGGTTCGAAGCGCCGCAAACTGTCGGGTCCCAACTTCCTGCTACTCGGCGATGCGGCCTCCCTCATCGACCCTTTCAGCGGCGAAGGTATCAGCCACGCCATGGTATCGGGCCGGCACGCCGCCGATTGGGCCGGCCGCGCCCTCGCCACCAAAGATTTCAGCACCCCTTTTCTAACCGGTTACGACAAGGCCGTGTACAATAGGCTGGGCCAGGAGCTGCGCCTGAGCCGCGTTATGCAGCGCCTGCTGAACTATCCGTGGCTGTTCAATTTCATTGCCAATCGGGCGGCCAACAACCCCACCATCGCCGAGACTCTCTCGATGATGTTTCTGGACCTAGATATGCGCGAAAGGCTGCGCAAGCCAAGTTTCTATTTGAAATTGCTGGTTGGAAAGTAGCGGTAAAAGGCTACTATTGCTCGACGTAGCGTCGTAGGCTTCGCTCAGCTTTAGGGTTTAACTGAGCGGCTTTTTCCAGGTCGGCCTTGGCTTCGGCAGTTTTGTTGAGGGAGGCGTAGCAAATCCCACGATACTCGTAAGCATCAGCGTAAGTGGAATCGAGACGGATGGCTTCCGAAAAATCAGGAACGGCGGCCCTGAAGTTGAGAGTTTGCATGCGGGCAACCCCGCGGCCGAATAAGGCCTCCTTGTACTGCGGATTGTACTGAAGAGCTTTCGTTAAATCGGTTATAGCCGCTGGGTACTGTTTCATCTTGAGGCGGTTGAGGCCCCGCTGATACAAGGCACTCGCATGGGTAGGTGCCAAGCGTAGCGCCGTGTTGCAGTCGGCAATAGCCGCATCATAGTCTTTGAGTTGGCTTTTTGCTTTCGCCCGTACGAGCAGCACCTGAACATCACCAGGCGTACTGGCCAATAAGGCATTGGCCTCCTCTAGCATCGCCCGATAGTCGTTCGAAGACCTCGGCACCTCAACTGCTGTTTCTGCTGCCGAAGCTGTAGCAGCATTCGGGCCGCAGAACTTACTAGTAAAGGCTCCGCTTTTTCGAAGCGAATTGCCCGTTGTGAAGTAGTCGCCTGACTTTGCACCTCCACCGAAGCACATTGCGTGAAAAACAATGTGCTGCCAGCAACAGAAAGGAAAACAAGCAGGCGGCGAAACATAAAGCAAGTGGACGAAGCGAGTACAGTGAAAAGAAGCACAGAAAATCCGAGGTAACCAACAAGTAGCCAATTTTATATACTGGCAAACAACCCCAACCTCGTATTTAAGAAACTGTACTTTCTCTGAAAAGGATGCGCTCAGAGTCCTCATTTTACCTATTCCCTGCCTCAAGAGCAAGAAAAATAACACCAAGTTCATTCGGCGTAATAAGTATAGTTCTCTCGAACCTACTTGTTTAGTAGAGCTGCAAGAGCATTACGTGGCGCATTCTTCCGTGAACTGTTCACTCATCAGCCTTCCACCACGACTATTGCAACGATGAATTGCCCTTCTGTATAGCTCGTAAGGTACCTGCTTACTGGTTCTTGTAGTGTAATTCGCTTTGGGAATTAAAGGCTAGAGCAAGCATCAAGTAGTATAAGAACTGATGCCTGGTTCTAGCTGTTGGGTAGATGCGTCGTCTGCCTATCTTTGCCCACCCCGTTGGCGTGGCAGTCAGCCCGACGCGGGATTTTCCCTTTTCACCTTCAACCTGAAAACACTATGGCATTGCAATACGACCTGGTCGTGGTCGGCTCCGGGCCGGGCGGCTATGTGGCCGCCATCCGCGCTTCCCAACTTGGTCTAAAAGTCGGCGTCATCGAGCGGGAGTCGCTCGGCGGCATCTGCCTCAACTGGGGCTGCATTCCCACCAAAGCTCTGCTCAAAAGTGCTCAGGTGTTTGAATACCTAAACCACGCCAGCGAATACGGTCTGAAGGCCGAAGGCGTGAGCTTCGATTTCAACGCCGTCATCAGCCGCAGCCGTGGCGTGGCCGATGGCATGAGCAAGGGCATCAATTTCCTCTTCAAAAAGAATAAGATCGACGCCATCATGGGCACGGGCAAGCTGTTGGCGCCCGGCAAAGTCGAGCTAACCAAGGCCGACGGCACAAAGGACACGGTAGAAGCCAAGCACATAATTCTGGCTACTGGTGCCCGCGCCCGTCAGCTGCCCAACCTACCCATCGACGACAAGAAAATCATTGGCTACCGCAAAGCCATGAGCCTCGAAAAACAGCCGAAACGCCTCGTAGTAGTTGGTTCGGGTGCTATTGGTGTTGAGTTTGCGTACTTCTACCGCGCCATGGGCTCGGAGGTGACAGTGGTAGAGTACCTACCCCGTATCGTGCCCGTGGAGGACGAAGAAGTGTCGCGCCAGATGGAGAAATCGTTCAAGAAAATGGGCATCAACGTGCTTACCAGCGCCGAGGTAACCAAAGTGGACACCAGCGGCGAAGGCTGCAACGTCACCATCAAAACCGAGAAGGGTGAGCAGCAAATTGCCTGCGATGTAGTGCTAAGCGCCGTTGGCGTGACTACCAACCTGGAAAACATCGGCCTCGAAGAGCTAGGTATCAAAGTAGACCGTGGCCGCGTCATCGTTGACGACTACTACCAGACCAACGTGCCCGGCATCTACGCCATTGGCGACATCATCCCGGGACCAGCTCTGGCACACGTTGCTTCAGCCGAAGGTATTATCTGCGTCGAGAAGATTGCGGGTCACCACCCCGAGCCGCTCAACTACCAGAACATCCCCGGTTGTACGTACGCTACGCCAGAAATTGCTTCTGTTGGCCTTACCGAAGCTGAAGCCAAAAAGCAGGGTTACGACGTCTTGGTTGGCAAATTTCCGTTCTCTGCCTCCGGCAAAGCTTCCGCAGGTGGCGTAAAGGATGGCTTCGTGAAAGTTATCTTCGACAAGAAGTACGGCGAGTGGCTAGGTGCCCACATGATCGGCTCGAACGTAACCGAAATGATTGCCGAAGTGGTTGTAGCCCGTAAACTGGAAACTACCG contains:
- the bglX gene encoding beta-glucosidase BglX, with product MKSTFRTALLLSLGLALTPQLQAQKTTSTATATTATADDPKMNKFIADLMQKMTLEEKIGQLNLVSVGFDVTGPVVSKDVDANIRKGNVGAVLNTYTPVAARKLQELAVKESRLHIPLIFGYDVIHGHRTIFPIPLGVASSWDLTAIERSARIAAEEAAADGINWVYSPMVDIARDPRWGRIAEGGGEDPYLGAQIARVMVRGYQGTDMSKPTSVMACLKHFALYGAAEAGRDYNTTDMSLVRMYNEYLPPYKAAIDAGVGSVMSSFNDINGIPATANKWLMTDLLRGQWGFKGFVATDYTAINEMTAHGMGNDAQVSALALNAGIDQDMVGEIFLKNLAQNLKDGTVKQEQIDLACRRVLEAKYILGLFKDPYRAVTDKRAKATMMNKQFIADARDISRKSLVLLKNDKNTLPIKKSGTIALIGPLANRQRDMIGNWSGAGDWKQAVSVEQGLKNVAGNAVKVVYAQGANVTDDEQMIARLNAHGGELNIDKRSPEAMIQEAVQVAQGADVVVAVVGESQGMTGEAASRADIGLPGQQLELLKALKKTGKPLVLVLMNGRPLTLSWEDKNADAILETWFAGSQAGNAIADVLFGNYNPSGKITATFPQTVGQVPLYYNHKNTGRPYAGVALDKYKSRYMDVSNEPLYPFGYGLSYTTFTYGKPELSTTTLSPNATLDVKVTVQNTGNYDGEEVTQLYIRDMVGSISRPVKELKGFQKVMLKKGESRTLTFKLTPDDLKFYNTDLKFVSEPGDFQVFVGGNSRDVQTAAFKLTE
- the lpdA gene encoding dihydrolipoyl dehydrogenase — encoded protein: MALQYDLVVVGSGPGGYVAAIRASQLGLKVGVIERESLGGICLNWGCIPTKALLKSAQVFEYLNHASEYGLKAEGVSFDFNAVISRSRGVADGMSKGINFLFKKNKIDAIMGTGKLLAPGKVELTKADGTKDTVEAKHIILATGARARQLPNLPIDDKKIIGYRKAMSLEKQPKRLVVVGSGAIGVEFAYFYRAMGSEVTVVEYLPRIVPVEDEEVSRQMEKSFKKMGINVLTSAEVTKVDTSGEGCNVTIKTEKGEQQIACDVVLSAVGVTTNLENIGLEELGIKVDRGRVIVDDYYQTNVPGIYAIGDIIPGPALAHVASAEGIICVEKIAGHHPEPLNYQNIPGCTYATPEIASVGLTEAEAKKQGYDVLVGKFPFSASGKASAGGVKDGFVKVIFDKKYGEWLGAHMIGSNVTEMIAEVVVARKLETTGHEIIKSVHPHPTMSEAVMEAAAAAYGEVIHL
- a CDS encoding tetratricopeptide repeat protein, with translation MPRSSNDYRAMLEEANALLASTPGDVQVLLVRAKAKSQLKDYDAAIADCNTALRLAPTHASALYQRGLNRLKMKQYPAAITDLTKALQYNPQYKEALFGRGVARMQTLNFRAAVPDFSEAIRLDSTYADAYEYRGICYASLNKTAEAKADLEKAAQLNPKAERSLRRYVEQ
- the fabG gene encoding 3-oxoacyl-[acyl-carrier-protein] reductase; translation: MTKLLDGKVALITGASKGIGRAIAVHFAQLGAQVAFTYLSSVEKGQQLEQELAAHGTKVKGYRSDASVYAEAEKLVEDVLADFSKLDILVNNAGITQDGLLMRMSEQQWDQVIAVNLKSVFNLTKAATKPMMRAKAGSIINMTSVVGIKGNAGQANYAASKSGIIGFTKSVALELGSRNIRCNAIAPGFIETEMTDALDQKQVDEWRKAIPLRRGGAPEDVAKATAFLASDDSSYITGQVLQVDGGMLT
- a CDS encoding geranylgeranyl reductase family protein, which produces MLETEICILGAGPGGATAALHLANAGRPCLLLDRATFPRDKVCGDALSGKVLSELRRIDAVLPARLEAAPVQLPSWGIDFYAPNGRKLAVPFKPNYNATTDHAAGHISKRIDFDNFLIWEVRRRPEIEFREGVDISQHEQQPDGRWLLKDTSGTPVALTRLLLVANGAQSSFARQIGGHALEPAHHCAGLRAYYRGVRNLHPDNFIELHFIKDFLPGYLWVFPLPNGEANVGVGMLTEAVSKKKVNLREKLTDMLATHPALKDRFANAERLGPVRGFGLPLGSKRRKLSGPNFLLLGDAASLIDPFSGEGISHAMVSGRHAADWAGRALATKDFSTPFLTGYDKAVYNRLGQELRLSRVMQRLLNYPWLFNFIANRAANNPTIAETLSMMFLDLDMRERLRKPSFYLKLLVGK
- a CDS encoding family 43 glycosylhydrolase: MLRILLLFFAATLSLTVQAQPTSSPGQRTYCNPLNVDYGYTPIPNFAEAGKHRATADPVITLYKGEYYLFSTNQWGYWHSPDLYNWKFISRSFLRPEHKVYDDLCAPAVFVLGDTLLVYGSTQEKNFPIWMSTNLKANEWKPAVDPFQIGAWDPDFFLDTDGKLYLYWGSSNVYPLYGQQISRKTFQPIGERKEMFGLNDKQFGWQRFGEYLDNTFLDPFMEGAWMTKYKGQYYLQYGAPGTEFSGYADGVQVSDKPLGPFKPQPHNPFAYKPGGFARGAGHGNTFQDTYGNWWHLSTMVVSVKNNFERRLGLWPAGFDKEGVLYANTTFGDYPHYLPTGPEDHLKSRFAGWMLLNYQKPVQVSSTLGGYLPNYAVDESIRTYWSAATGNKGEYLQTDLGDLNTVHAIQINYADQDAQFLGKQPNIYHQYRLWHSLDGKKWKVLVDKSANKTDVPHEYIELPEPVRTRYLKLENVHMPTGKFAISGLRVFGKGSGATPEPVKGFVVLRTEKDKRSAWLKWTPTDNAYAYNIHVGISPDKLYNCIMVHGQNDYYFKGMDKDLPYYFTIEAINENGISSRIPVVTVK